In the genome of Leucobacter luti, one region contains:
- a CDS encoding ABC transporter substrate-binding protein produces MKITPGTRSRATLATVAAAGAALLLLTSCASSTEPAPEAGGAVAEDCTPLHEFPTIQDGVLTVAAMNAAPKFHALSDSGPFTGIDATLIPEFAAENCLEVKFKPMTGAAAQLDLREGKSDMFGGLILKTPERAEVFAQSEGSILYETLGFTSAKDDAYDTIDSLKGKRIGTLSGSYYVEPLKAAYGADSIEEYQSDSNAFEDLKAGRIDAVAWQSIQGFNFTDRDEDYVTEILGDEPAYPELTVLLENNWPHTKGNTAMTAAIDDYYERAKADGTVARVLTENKIGAQAADLYVNGR; encoded by the coding sequence ATGAAGATCACCCCCGGCACGCGCTCGCGCGCCACCCTCGCCACGGTCGCGGCGGCCGGAGCAGCGTTGCTCCTGCTGACGTCCTGCGCCTCATCCACTGAACCCGCCCCGGAGGCCGGTGGGGCTGTCGCGGAGGACTGCACCCCGCTCCACGAGTTCCCCACGATCCAGGATGGCGTCCTCACGGTCGCCGCGATGAACGCGGCGCCCAAGTTCCACGCGCTTTCAGACAGCGGCCCATTCACCGGCATCGACGCCACGCTCATCCCCGAGTTTGCAGCCGAGAACTGCCTGGAGGTCAAGTTCAAGCCGATGACCGGTGCGGCCGCGCAACTTGACCTGCGCGAGGGCAAATCCGATATGTTCGGCGGCCTGATCTTGAAGACCCCCGAGCGCGCAGAAGTCTTCGCACAGTCCGAGGGCAGCATCCTCTACGAAACACTCGGCTTTACCTCGGCAAAAGACGACGCGTACGACACCATTGATTCCCTCAAGGGCAAGCGGATCGGGACGCTTTCCGGTTCGTACTATGTGGAGCCGTTGAAAGCCGCCTACGGCGCGGACAGCATCGAGGAGTACCAGAGCGACTCGAACGCCTTCGAGGATCTGAAGGCGGGCCGCATCGACGCGGTCGCGTGGCAGAGCATCCAAGGCTTCAACTTCACTGATCGTGACGAGGACTATGTCACCGAAATCCTGGGTGACGAACCCGCGTACCCGGAGCTCACGGTTCTCCTCGAAAACAACTGGCCGCACACAAAGGGCAATACGGCAATGACCGCCGCTATCGACGATTACTACGAGCGCGCAAAGGCGGATGGCACCGTCGCACGCGTGCTCACAGAGAACAAGATTGGAGCGCAGGCCGCTGATCTCTACGTCAACGGCCGATAG
- a CDS encoding flavoprotein, translating to MKVHIPRLLLGISASSSALSILPELARLKGNVIGDIDCIMTPNAAGLLSPLLVGSVLSTPAYSSFAELAKDGRSFTSLTATADALLVAPATANTLIGLSLGLANNLLTSCVSAFDGPVGLLPAVNEGASAKPAFQRAIEILRSDGFILPAEEAGAASDLQGAALAGVSKFGLRRLIVVLSAQVRREQVEHSTGGP from the coding sequence ATGAAGGTTCACATCCCACGGCTGCTACTCGGCATCTCCGCTTCCTCATCGGCGCTCTCGATCCTACCCGAACTGGCAAGACTGAAAGGAAACGTAATCGGGGATATCGATTGCATCATGACTCCCAATGCGGCAGGCCTTCTCTCACCGCTCCTGGTCGGTTCGGTTCTCAGCACGCCTGCATATTCGAGCTTCGCGGAGCTCGCAAAGGACGGGAGATCCTTTACCTCTCTCACCGCCACAGCCGACGCTCTGCTGGTTGCTCCCGCCACGGCAAACACCCTCATCGGTCTCTCGCTGGGCCTGGCAAACAATCTCCTGACGTCTTGCGTCAGCGCATTTGATGGACCGGTTGGGCTGCTTCCCGCGGTGAACGAAGGTGCCAGCGCAAAACCTGCGTTTCAGCGAGCAATCGAGATTCTTCGATCCGACGGTTTCATCCTCCCTGCGGAAGAAGCCGGAGCTGCATCCGACCTCCAAGGAGCCGCTCTTGCGGGGGTCAGCAAATTTGGGCTTCGCCGCTTGATTGTTGTCCTCTCTGCGCAAGTGAGGAGGGAACAGGTTGAGCACAGCACAGGGGGACCTTGA
- a CDS encoding NAD-binding protein: protein MGAYAGVVEWLGPVGSGLALKLVNQMLVSTHVAVATEAANVVRSLGIDPEAATRVLSGGWAQSAMLERALPLVFAGDFAAPSDATIGGLAEAQRLLTDVATTAGVEVPVFARAADRFAEARDRGWSDRDLTALAALGEAPAA, encoded by the coding sequence GTGGGCGCCTACGCCGGGGTCGTCGAGTGGCTCGGGCCCGTGGGAAGCGGACTCGCGCTGAAGCTCGTGAACCAAATGCTGGTGAGCACACACGTCGCCGTCGCAACGGAAGCGGCGAACGTGGTGCGCAGCCTCGGCATCGACCCGGAGGCCGCCACCCGCGTCCTGTCGGGCGGTTGGGCACAGAGCGCGATGCTTGAACGCGCACTGCCGCTTGTGTTCGCCGGCGACTTTGCCGCGCCTTCGGACGCAACGATCGGCGGGCTCGCGGAGGCGCAACGCCTCCTCACCGACGTTGCCACGACGGCGGGCGTCGAGGTGCCCGTGTTCGCGCGCGCCGCCGATCGCTTTGCCGAGGCGCGGGATCGCGGCTGGTCCGACCGCGATCTGACCGCGCTCGCCGCACTGGGCGAGGCCCCGGCGGCCTGA
- a CDS encoding NAD(P)-dependent oxidoreductase: MNSTPVRVHLIGDAYPELLAELAETGASIVADPAVADGVVFSYGGQPQQLLETLDAHAGIGWVQLPSAGIEMFSAALAAHPDKLWTSAKGAYALPVAEHALALTLALLRELPERVRATSWAPATGTSLHGLRVVVVGAGGVAQEIVRLMKCFRTDVTVVRRRALPASGADETITDAELLSALPTADVLVLAAAATPDTRGLIDAAALAVLPSHAILVNIARGSLVDTDALVAALSAGRIAGAALDVTDPEPLPDGHPLWTEPRALITPHAADTIEMIRPLYAARVATNVARFGAGEELDGIVESAAGY; encoded by the coding sequence ATGAACAGCACACCGGTGCGCGTGCACCTCATCGGCGACGCCTACCCCGAACTCCTCGCCGAGCTCGCGGAGACCGGCGCGTCGATCGTCGCTGACCCCGCCGTGGCCGACGGGGTGGTCTTCAGTTACGGCGGCCAGCCGCAGCAGCTCCTCGAGACTCTCGACGCGCACGCGGGCATCGGCTGGGTGCAGCTGCCCAGCGCCGGCATCGAAATGTTCTCCGCCGCGCTCGCGGCCCACCCTGACAAGCTGTGGACCAGCGCGAAGGGGGCCTACGCCCTGCCCGTGGCCGAACACGCCCTCGCCCTCACCCTCGCCCTGCTGCGCGAACTGCCCGAGCGCGTGCGCGCCACCTCGTGGGCGCCGGCAACGGGCACCTCGCTCCACGGGCTGCGCGTTGTCGTCGTTGGGGCAGGAGGCGTCGCCCAGGAGATCGTGCGGTTGATGAAGTGCTTCCGCACCGACGTGACGGTGGTGCGCCGCCGCGCGCTCCCCGCTTCGGGCGCCGACGAGACGATCACCGACGCCGAGTTGCTCTCGGCGCTGCCGACTGCCGACGTGCTGGTGCTGGCCGCCGCGGCGACCCCGGATACGCGCGGGCTCATCGACGCCGCCGCGCTTGCCGTGCTGCCGAGCCACGCGATCCTCGTAAACATCGCCCGCGGCTCGCTCGTCGACACCGACGCGCTGGTCGCGGCGCTCTCCGCGGGTCGGATCGCCGGCGCCGCCCTCGACGTCACGGATCCGGAGCCGTTGCCCGATGGGCATCCGCTCTGGACCGAGCCGCGCGCGCTCATCACCCCGCACGCCGCCGACACGATCGAGATGATCCGCCCGCTGTACGCAGCGCGGGTCGCGACGAACGTGGCGCGCTTTGGCGCGGGCGAGGAGCTCGACGGGATCGTGGAATCGGCGGCCGGATACTAG
- a CDS encoding T3SS effector HopA1 family protein, protein MKDGLHLEVPSHLIQASGALRLPAIRDRFTPGFAALLSSRPVPVEGVRVYIPVPYSAARQVGRLLAQKLPDLIERFVLKALTQPSEYPRSDAFTLFISPVDLEVVLKFLALENFAERFCFAPRYSMFARAETSGVAWLEGTSSRSSGFERANCIARAYHLYSTDEEELELEGLIRDELVDAGIDPGAIHLYRSRIGR, encoded by the coding sequence GTGAAGGATGGTCTCCACCTAGAGGTGCCATCCCACCTCATCCAAGCCAGCGGCGCATTGCGGCTGCCAGCAATCCGCGATCGATTCACTCCGGGTTTCGCGGCCCTCCTCTCTAGTCGACCTGTTCCTGTAGAGGGGGTGCGCGTCTACATCCCAGTTCCCTACTCGGCGGCGCGTCAAGTAGGGCGGCTACTGGCACAAAAACTTCCAGATTTGATTGAGCGTTTTGTGCTGAAAGCGCTGACCCAGCCTTCGGAATATCCGAGGTCAGATGCCTTCACGCTTTTCATCTCTCCAGTTGACCTGGAAGTCGTTCTCAAATTCTTGGCGCTTGAGAACTTCGCTGAGCGATTCTGCTTTGCTCCACGATATTCAATGTTCGCTCGCGCGGAGACGAGTGGGGTCGCATGGCTGGAAGGTACTTCATCTCGGAGCAGCGGCTTTGAACGAGCCAATTGCATCGCGCGGGCTTACCACCTTTACTCCACGGACGAAGAGGAACTCGAACTTGAAGGACTCATTCGAGATGAGCTTGTGGACGCAGGGATCGATCCTGGCGCAATACACCTCTACAGGAGCCGGATAGGCCGATGA
- a CDS encoding aminoglycoside phosphotransferase family protein — MNLEERVDWQAYCNRLGIEDLQDLTRVQNGRNEVVRARLANGRELLFKHGRQRLANRDGSLLSEGLAYRAFSQLGLSALLPRCILHDRKRNLLVLEWVGDTSAREKWAGQEQDSIKWASLGVALARLHGATDATPEWAARLLGDFTELIPSADPVVPDDLVDYPSAHLQLIAIIQADSAVIQNLKRLRTPTAVCLIHGDVRLDNIIVSGQEHPKFIDLELARVGDPYFDLGTLLGSIVEHATRQFPLGEDTRASEYARVLLERTAMELRSVIAGYRAEARGAQDRTVGDEAYLSRVAAFVGVHLLHRSGALAEEYCAETRLGRVLAIMGCSFLKNPSYFLRPLSLDASHAWVQEGRGLR, encoded by the coding sequence GTGAATCTCGAAGAACGAGTGGATTGGCAGGCGTACTGTAACCGTCTTGGAATCGAGGACCTTCAAGACCTGACCCGCGTGCAGAACGGACGAAACGAAGTAGTTCGCGCCCGACTGGCAAACGGGCGTGAATTGCTTTTTAAGCACGGGAGACAGCGTCTCGCGAACCGGGATGGGAGTTTGCTATCCGAAGGGCTCGCGTATCGCGCATTCAGTCAGCTCGGGCTGTCGGCCCTGCTGCCCCGGTGCATTCTTCACGATCGAAAACGGAACCTGCTGGTCCTCGAATGGGTTGGCGATACGAGCGCACGAGAAAAATGGGCAGGGCAGGAACAGGACTCGATCAAGTGGGCATCGCTGGGCGTCGCATTGGCGCGGCTCCACGGCGCGACCGACGCCACACCTGAATGGGCCGCGAGGCTCCTGGGCGACTTCACTGAACTGATCCCATCAGCAGATCCGGTCGTTCCAGATGACCTCGTTGACTACCCGAGTGCACATCTCCAGCTCATTGCAATAATCCAGGCTGATTCAGCTGTGATCCAGAATCTCAAGCGACTACGGACCCCCACTGCTGTATGCCTTATTCACGGTGACGTCAGGCTTGACAACATCATCGTCTCAGGTCAAGAACACCCTAAGTTCATTGACCTGGAACTCGCTCGCGTAGGAGATCCCTATTTTGATTTGGGCACGCTGTTGGGATCGATCGTTGAGCATGCAACCCGCCAGTTCCCGTTGGGCGAAGACACGAGGGCTTCCGAGTATGCCCGCGTCCTGCTCGAAAGGACAGCTATGGAGCTTCGATCAGTGATTGCCGGGTACCGTGCAGAAGCACGGGGTGCTCAAGACAGAACTGTGGGAGACGAAGCTTACCTTTCACGAGTGGCCGCCTTTGTTGGGGTCCACCTTTTGCATCGATCTGGGGCATTGGCGGAAGAATACTGTGCGGAGACACGTCTGGGGCGAGTACTCGCAATTATGGGCTGTTCATTTCTCAAAAACCCTTCATATTTCCTGCGCCCGCTGAGTCTTGACGCCTCTCATGCCTGGGTGCAGGAGGGGCGAGGTCTTCGTTGA
- a CDS encoding TetR/AcrR family transcriptional regulator, whose product MSSPDTDVPPLRGRAREAQSNDEAILLAAHDVFSEYGWGAPMAEVAARAHTGVASIYRRYPSKTELVNAIRELTLEQICVRAEECVAEARAAHPGISAVALFLRRHILSATAPMGVTFGRYVETTPQIDELGERLHAALLDIVAVDHELGLIPRHYGPADVMLTITHLRPSLAVAPERAIEIHLRELDYVLHGLRAVAAQNTPVSGEPSNWQEWLRLNSTNGGMASERAAD is encoded by the coding sequence GTGAGTTCTCCAGACACCGACGTCCCTCCGCTGCGCGGCCGCGCCCGCGAGGCGCAGAGCAACGATGAAGCGATTCTCCTCGCAGCCCATGATGTGTTCAGCGAGTACGGCTGGGGCGCGCCCATGGCGGAGGTCGCGGCGCGAGCGCACACGGGGGTCGCGAGCATCTACCGCAGGTATCCCAGCAAAACGGAGCTGGTGAACGCGATCCGGGAACTTACACTCGAGCAGATCTGCGTGCGCGCTGAGGAGTGCGTGGCTGAAGCTCGGGCCGCGCACCCGGGGATCTCAGCGGTGGCACTCTTCCTACGCAGGCACATTCTTTCGGCCACAGCGCCGATGGGCGTCACCTTCGGACGCTATGTGGAGACCACGCCTCAGATCGATGAGCTTGGGGAGCGACTCCACGCCGCGCTGCTCGACATTGTGGCGGTGGATCACGAACTGGGGCTGATCCCGCGCCACTATGGTCCCGCCGATGTGATGCTCACGATCACGCACCTACGGCCGTCGCTCGCCGTAGCCCCCGAGCGCGCGATCGAGATCCACCTACGCGAGCTTGACTATGTCTTGCACGGCTTGCGCGCGGTGGCCGCCCAAAATACCCCTGTTTCGGGGGAGCCATCGAACTGGCAGGAGTGGCTCCGACTCAATAGCACCAACGGGGGCATGGCATCAGAGCGCGCGGCAGACTAG
- a CDS encoding amino acid ABC transporter permease, whose product MLDPRYVLEGLLITLQIWGGALAVSLVLAIPVAMLRRSGNPVAQAIGAFWAWIARGIPPIAWLIIIYFGLSLGIISEVPVLAAIVGLGIINSAYIGDSIRAGLDSVPHGQWEGAASVGLSRWDTLIRVVLPQAVPVMLASIAAYSITLLKNTAIASIIGANELVFYAYNAVQVGADPVLSFLTIGAVYLLVTVPIGILARHLGTRSTVKVAH is encoded by the coding sequence ATGCTTGACCCTCGCTATGTGCTTGAGGGGCTCCTGATCACCCTCCAAATCTGGGGTGGCGCACTCGCGGTGTCGCTCGTGCTCGCGATTCCCGTGGCGATGCTGCGGCGGTCCGGCAACCCCGTGGCACAGGCAATCGGAGCATTCTGGGCCTGGATTGCGCGCGGGATCCCACCGATTGCCTGGCTCATCATTATCTATTTTGGACTCTCCCTCGGCATCATCTCCGAGGTGCCGGTGCTCGCTGCCATCGTTGGGCTCGGCATCATCAACTCGGCCTACATCGGTGACAGCATCCGCGCGGGCCTCGACTCGGTGCCCCACGGCCAGTGGGAGGGGGCGGCCTCTGTGGGCCTCTCCCGTTGGGACACCCTCATTCGGGTCGTGCTTCCTCAGGCCGTTCCCGTGATGCTCGCGTCGATCGCCGCGTACTCGATCACGCTCCTCAAGAACACGGCAATCGCCTCGATCATCGGCGCCAACGAGCTCGTGTTCTACGCCTATAACGCGGTGCAGGTCGGCGCGGATCCGGTGCTGTCGTTCCTCACCATTGGTGCCGTCTACCTCCTCGTTACCGTCCCCATCGGAATCCTGGCCCGGCACCTCGGGACCCGCAGCACTGTGAAGGTGGCCCACTGA
- a CDS encoding amino acid ABC transporter permease, whose translation MQEFFSLVVALLPGLWTSILMAAASVAVGIPLGFFAGLALNNQRRWLRIIVIVLVETFRGFPALLTLYLVYFGLTNFVTLDRFASIMVAFGLTTAAYTAEIFRASIASVPKGQIEAAEALALSKTDITLRIIVPHVLNIAVPPLIGIVIITFQGTALAYAIGGKELLGSAYSIGMTNLRVLEPLLVAGLLYLLVTSLLGWMEVLADRRAERITGSTAHRRPRKKRDGSRRRPEGVAPNTRVVNIAAANP comes from the coding sequence ATGCAGGAGTTCTTCAGCCTCGTTGTCGCACTGCTCCCTGGCCTCTGGACAAGCATCCTCATGGCCGCGGCAAGCGTCGCGGTGGGGATCCCGCTCGGGTTTTTCGCGGGCCTCGCCCTCAACAATCAGCGTCGGTGGCTCCGGATCATCGTGATCGTGCTCGTCGAAACGTTCCGCGGTTTCCCCGCGCTACTCACGCTGTATCTCGTGTACTTCGGCCTCACGAACTTCGTGACGCTGGATCGTTTCGCATCGATCATGGTCGCGTTCGGCCTCACCACCGCGGCGTACACCGCCGAAATCTTCCGCGCCTCCATCGCGAGCGTGCCGAAGGGACAGATTGAAGCGGCTGAGGCGCTCGCACTCTCCAAGACCGACATCACCCTGCGCATCATCGTGCCGCACGTGCTGAACATCGCGGTCCCACCGCTCATCGGCATCGTCATCATCACATTCCAGGGCACGGCGCTCGCCTATGCCATTGGCGGCAAGGAACTGCTCGGGTCCGCCTATTCGATCGGCATGACCAACCTGCGCGTCCTCGAGCCGCTGCTCGTGGCGGGCCTGCTCTACCTGCTTGTCACCTCGCTGCTCGGGTGGATGGAGGTGCTCGCCGACCGCCGCGCAGAGCGCATCACCGGGAGCACCGCGCATCGAAGGCCGCGCAAGAAGCGAGACGGGTCTCGGCGCCGGCCCGAGGGGGTCGCCCCCAATACACGCGTCGTCAATATCGCAGCCGCCAACCCGTAA
- a CDS encoding DUF418 domain-containing protein has protein sequence MLLLVLTNTPLILSTVRYQQATGFNPFHGSLWDDLAAIVFVAVPPMTGMGLFVLAMGQSLVSASRGQSAYRAALVRFGVLGTVGLVHGLLIWWGDILMYYMIAGFIALQFRGFGPRAQALLGIAFVFLPLILTASDFSAQLWGVKAETRAALAQLSSGLQSTQSAAQEAYTSGAPFEIAAQRLVDWLSYLQDFAVVGVPQLTGVLLIGMGIARLRVRLSSETGRRLSRTVGFKWVLSIAAVGYFCQLAVQIFDPANSGLVSSFTSNLQVAVPPILAVGLFLLLLERESALESNRLARWVAVSGRYSLSIYLFTSLFCASLAYGVQLFGRVPFGVVQVVAMGIFVATVAVANCLAKASIQGPAEWMVRRITVNLCAKLQTGEGK, from the coding sequence ATGCTGCTGCTTGTACTCACCAACACGCCGCTGATCCTCTCGACGGTGAGATATCAGCAAGCAACGGGCTTCAACCCCTTTCACGGATCCCTCTGGGACGATCTTGCGGCCATAGTCTTCGTAGCTGTGCCGCCGATGACGGGAATGGGATTGTTTGTTCTCGCAATGGGGCAAAGCTTGGTTTCCGCTTCGAGGGGCCAGTCAGCCTACCGAGCAGCACTTGTCCGGTTTGGGGTTCTGGGAACTGTTGGACTCGTTCATGGACTGCTTATCTGGTGGGGAGACATTCTCATGTACTACATGATTGCTGGTTTCATCGCACTGCAATTTCGTGGTTTTGGTCCACGCGCGCAAGCGCTTCTAGGAATCGCTTTTGTATTTCTCCCCTTGATACTGACGGCCTCAGACTTCTCCGCTCAATTGTGGGGTGTGAAAGCAGAGACAAGGGCGGCTCTCGCGCAACTCAGTAGCGGTTTGCAGAGTACTCAGTCGGCTGCTCAAGAGGCCTACACTTCTGGAGCACCGTTCGAGATCGCAGCTCAGCGACTTGTCGACTGGCTTTCGTATTTGCAGGACTTCGCGGTCGTGGGCGTCCCACAGTTGACCGGAGTCCTGCTCATCGGAATGGGAATCGCTCGGCTGCGTGTGCGTTTGAGCTCAGAAACCGGAAGACGCCTCTCGCGCACCGTCGGGTTCAAGTGGGTGTTGAGTATCGCGGCGGTTGGCTACTTTTGTCAGCTTGCCGTCCAGATCTTTGACCCAGCAAATTCGGGCCTTGTCTCCTCGTTCACTTCAAACTTACAGGTGGCTGTCCCACCAATTTTGGCAGTGGGGCTCTTTCTCCTGCTACTTGAGAGGGAGTCTGCGCTTGAGAGCAATCGTCTGGCTCGCTGGGTAGCGGTTTCGGGGCGCTACTCGCTATCGATCTACCTATTCACCAGCTTGTTCTGCGCCTCACTTGCATACGGGGTCCAACTTTTCGGACGCGTCCCTTTCGGCGTCGTTCAGGTCGTCGCAATGGGGATTTTTGTGGCAACGGTTGCGGTTGCCAATTGCCTCGCGAAGGCCAGTATTCAGGGTCCAGCAGAGTGGATGGTTCGTAGAATCACCGTCAATTTATGCGCGAAGCTTCAAACGGGCGAAGGGAAGTAA
- a CDS encoding NAD(P)-dependent oxidoreductase, with amino-acid sequence MTHRSALPRVGYLGLGAMGAPMAHRIRDAGFPLRVWNRTVARTEPFAARGVGVAGSVAELAKSSDIVLSCLLSTEVTREVYLGAGGLLSGARPGLVIVEHGTFDPALAAEIAAAAADRGAYFVDAPVSGGAVAAAAGSLAVMAGARPRLSRCSDA; translated from the coding sequence ATGACGCATCGCTCCGCGCTCCCCCGGGTCGGCTACCTGGGCCTCGGCGCAATGGGGGCCCCGATGGCGCACCGCATCCGTGACGCGGGCTTCCCGCTGCGCGTGTGGAACCGCACCGTCGCGCGCACCGAACCGTTCGCAGCTCGCGGTGTCGGCGTCGCGGGGAGTGTCGCCGAGCTGGCCAAATCGAGCGATATCGTGCTCAGCTGCCTGCTCAGCACCGAGGTCACCCGCGAGGTGTACCTCGGCGCGGGCGGGCTCCTCTCGGGGGCGCGGCCCGGGCTCGTCATCGTGGAGCACGGCACCTTCGACCCGGCCCTCGCCGCGGAGATCGCGGCGGCAGCGGCGGATCGCGGCGCGTATTTCGTGGACGCCCCCGTGAGCGGCGGTGCGGTCGCGGCCGCCGCCGGATCCCTCGCGGTCATGGCGGGGGCCCGCCCGAGGCTGAGCCGCTGTTCCGACGCGTAG
- a CDS encoding amino acid ABC transporter ATP-binding protein, whose translation MTNPSTDLALSAHNIRKSYGDKEILRGISVDVRKGEHIAIIGPSGSGKSTFIRCLNALEAPDAGTIDLQGERVFDADRRTPVASVRELRRRVGMVFQSFNLFATHTALENVSLAQRRVLGRDKAQAAARSEELLDRVGLREHMLKLPRQLSGGQQQRVAIARSLALDPEVILFDEPTSAIDPEMRVEVLKVMKELAEGGMTMLMVTHEIQFAREAADRVMFIADGEVVGLGTPEALLEDPEHERIRRFVNALNGVV comes from the coding sequence ATGACGAACCCCAGCACAGATCTCGCGCTATCCGCGCACAACATTCGCAAGAGCTATGGCGACAAGGAGATCCTGCGCGGCATCAGTGTCGATGTGCGCAAGGGTGAGCACATCGCCATCATCGGGCCGAGCGGATCAGGCAAAAGCACATTCATCCGCTGCCTCAATGCGCTCGAAGCGCCCGATGCCGGCACCATTGATCTGCAGGGCGAGCGCGTGTTCGATGCGGATCGCCGCACCCCGGTCGCTTCCGTCCGCGAACTGCGCAGGCGGGTGGGCATGGTGTTCCAGTCCTTCAATCTGTTCGCGACGCACACGGCACTCGAGAACGTCAGCCTGGCCCAGCGCCGCGTGCTCGGCCGTGACAAGGCGCAGGCGGCGGCGCGCTCCGAGGAGCTGCTGGATCGTGTGGGCCTGAGGGAGCACATGCTCAAACTCCCGAGACAGCTCTCGGGCGGGCAGCAGCAGCGGGTCGCGATCGCACGCTCGCTCGCGCTCGATCCTGAAGTCATCCTGTTCGACGAACCCACAAGCGCGATCGACCCCGAAATGCGAGTGGAAGTACTCAAGGTGATGAAAGAACTCGCCGAGGGCGGCATGACCATGCTGATGGTGACGCACGAAATCCAGTTCGCCCGCGAGGCAGCGGACCGCGTGATGTTCATCGCAGACGGGGAGGTCGTGGGCCTCGGCACCCCCGAAGCGCTGCTCGAGGATCCCGAGCACGAGCGGATCCGCCGCTTCGTCAACGCGCTGAACGGGGTCGTGTGA
- a CDS encoding GntR family transcriptional regulator: protein MDANMGHSPNEADANAGDLSVTQRVLEELRTEIVTAQLAPGSVIREADVAARFRVSKTPVREALQRLLAEDFVMVFPRRGYMVKPVGITDLQNVMALRSYIEPPLAAIAAKRRSSEVLEQLEASLALQRDGSAELTDRLAAAPEFHRLIAAVARNERANGLLRTYFDETSRMHFLFPEAVEHITSETEFAAHREILDAIIAGDAERASAAMAEHLTESNEALLRSFY, encoded by the coding sequence ATGGACGCAAACATGGGGCACTCACCGAACGAGGCAGACGCGAATGCTGGCGACCTCTCAGTGACTCAGCGAGTGCTCGAAGAGCTCCGCACTGAAATTGTCACGGCGCAGCTCGCACCGGGCAGCGTGATCCGCGAGGCCGATGTTGCAGCTCGCTTCCGCGTCTCCAAAACCCCGGTCCGGGAGGCGCTGCAGCGGCTGCTCGCTGAGGACTTCGTGATGGTGTTCCCGCGCCGTGGGTACATGGTGAAGCCAGTGGGCATTACCGACCTTCAGAATGTGATGGCATTGCGCAGCTACATCGAGCCACCACTCGCCGCGATTGCCGCGAAGCGGCGCTCCTCCGAGGTGCTCGAGCAGCTCGAAGCCTCGTTGGCCTTGCAGCGGGACGGATCAGCCGAGCTCACGGATCGCCTTGCTGCTGCGCCTGAGTTTCACCGCCTCATCGCAGCGGTGGCGCGCAATGAGCGGGCGAACGGCCTGCTACGCACCTACTTTGACGAGACCAGCAGGATGCATTTCCTGTTCCCGGAGGCCGTCGAGCACATCACCTCGGAGACTGAGTTCGCCGCGCACCGAGAGATCCTCGACGCGATCATCGCGGGAGATGCGGAGCGCGCGTCCGCAGCAATGGCTGAACATCTCACTGAGTCAAATGAGGCGCTGCTCCGCTCGTTCTACTAG
- a CDS encoding SDR family NAD(P)-dependent oxidoreductase: protein MAIVTGATGGIGQAIVRQLDARGYRILAHGAGTVEAGTALAAELRDARYVDADLSDPAQAGAVAEAARGAFGRIDVVINNAGIGIPVPHGDLDAVSPEFFQRMLGVNLAGPWYLIQACAADLARSGAGNVINMTSMAATTVSGSSIPYAVSKAGLEHLTRLLAVALGPEVRVNAIAPGLVDTERTLGWDAIRTQVIESAPLGRSGTPNDIARACLALLDTNYVTGAVLPVDGGQRLV from the coding sequence GTGGCAATCGTCACCGGGGCAACCGGAGGCATCGGCCAGGCCATCGTGCGCCAGCTCGACGCGCGCGGCTACCGGATCCTCGCGCACGGTGCCGGCACGGTTGAAGCCGGCACCGCACTCGCAGCGGAGCTCCGTGACGCACGCTATGTCGACGCCGATCTCTCCGACCCCGCGCAGGCCGGTGCTGTTGCCGAGGCGGCGCGGGGTGCCTTCGGTCGCATCGACGTGGTCATCAACAATGCCGGGATCGGGATTCCGGTGCCGCACGGCGACCTCGACGCGGTGAGCCCCGAGTTCTTCCAGCGCATGCTCGGCGTCAACCTCGCGGGCCCCTGGTACCTGATCCAGGCGTGCGCCGCGGACCTCGCCCGAAGCGGGGCGGGCAACGTGATCAACATGACCTCGATGGCGGCGACCACGGTGAGTGGCAGTTCGATCCCCTACGCGGTCAGCAAGGCTGGGCTCGAGCACCTCACCCGGCTGCTCGCGGTCGCGCTCGGCCCGGAGGTGCGCGTCAACGCGATCGCGCCCGGACTCGTCGACACCGAGCGCACCCTTGGCTGGGACGCGATCCGCACGCAGGTCATCGAGAGCGCCCCGCTCGGGCGATCCGGCACCCCGAACGATATCGCGCGCGCCTGCCTTGCACTGCTCGACACCAACTACGTCACCGGAGCGGTGCTCCCGGTCGACGGCGGGCAACGACTTGTCTGA